A region from the Tachyglossus aculeatus isolate mTacAcu1 chromosome X2, mTacAcu1.pri, whole genome shotgun sequence genome encodes:
- the LOC119949387 gene encoding RING finger protein 11-like — translation MGNCLASEQAAVVDDLSPLNDSGDGTSLTGDLVAPSPSLEENMPSPVYHPTPSQTQLATQFTEEEQIRIAQIIGLIQHLPTGIFDPGPEASGTKNQECVICMQDLVSGDSIRFLPCLHIYHVDCIDTWLIRSLTCPSCMEPVDAALLAYYEADDKDP, via the exons ATGGGGAACTGCCTTGCCTCCGAGCAGGCCGCCGTTGTGGATGATTTGTCTCCCTTGAATGACTCGGGGGACGGGACCAGTCTCACCGGTGACCTGGTGGCCCCGTCCCCGTCTCTCGAG GAAAACATGCCAAGCCCAGTGTACCATCCAACCCCAAGCCAAACCCAGCTGGCCACTCAGTTCACGGAAGAAGAACAGATCCGAATCGCCCAGATCATTGGGCTCATCCAGCACCTCCCTACTGGCATCTTTGATCCTGGCCCTGAAGCATCCGGAACAAAAAACCAGGA ATGTGTCATCTGCATGCAGGACTTGGTTTCTGGGGATTCTATTCGATTCCTGCCATGTCTGCATATTTATCACGTGGACTGCATTGACACCTGGCTGATAAGATCGCTAACTTGCCCCTCCTGTATGGAACCAGTAGACGCTGCTCTTCTTGCCTACTATGAGGCAGATGACAAGGATCCTTAG
- the TNPO2 gene encoding transportin-2, with protein MEWQPDEQGLKQVLQLLKDSQSPNTATQRIVQDKLKQLNQFPDFNNYLIFVLTRLKTEDEPTRSLSGLILKNNVKAHYQSFPPPVADFIKQECLNNIGDSSSLIRATIGILITTIASKGELQMWPELLPQLCNLLNSEDYNTCEGAFGALQKICEDSSELLDSDALNRPLNVMIPKFLQFFKHCSPKIRSHAIACVNQFIMDRAQALMDNIDTFIEHLFALAVDEDPEVRKNVCRALVMLLEVRIDRLIPHMHSIIQYMLQRTQDNDENVALEACEFWLTLAEQPICKEVLSSHLMQLIPILVKGMKYSEVDIILLKGDVEEDEAVPDSEQDIKPRFHKSRTVTLQHEEERPEDPEDVEEDDDDDDTLSDWNLRKCSAAALDVLANVFQEELLPHLLLLLKGLLFHPEWVIKESGILVLGAIAEGCMQGMVPYLPELIPHLIQCLSDKKALVRSIACWTLSRYAHWVVSQPPDMHLKPLMTELLKRILDGNKRVQEAACSAFATLEEEACTELVPYLSFILDTLVFAFGKYQHKNLLILYDAIGTLADSVGHHLNQLEYIQKLMPPLIQKWNELKDEDKDLFPLLECLSSVATALQSGFLPYCEPVYQRCVTLVQKTLAQAMMYSQHPDQYEAPDKDFMIVALDLLSGLAEGLGCHVEQLVARSNIMTLLFQCMQDTMPEVRQSSFALLGDLTKACFMHVKPCIAEFMPILGTNLNPEFISVCNNATWAIGEICMQMGAEMQPYVQMVLNNLVEIINRPNTPKTLLENTAITIGRLGCVCPQEVAPMLQQFIRPWCTSLRNIRDNEEKDSAFRGICMMIGVNPGGVVQDFIFFCDAVASWVNPKDDLRDMFYKILHGFKDQVGQENWQQFSEQFPPLLKDRLAAFYGV; from the exons ATGGAGTGGCAGCCAGATGAGCAAGGACTTAAACAAGTTCTCCAGCTGCTTAAGGACTCCCAGTCTCCAAACACGGCCACCCAGCGTATTGTCCAGGAT AAACTGAAGCAACTAAACCAGTTTCCTGATTTCAATAACTACCTGATTTTCGTCCTGACACGGCTGAAAACTGAAG ATGAGCCAACCCGATCTCTCAGTGGGCTGATCCTGAAGAACAACGTGAAGGCTCATTACCAGAGCTTCCCTCCGCCCGTGGCTGATTTTATCAAGCAGGAGTGCCTCAACAACATTGGCGACTCCTCGTCTCTCATCCGAGCCACCATCG GTATCCTCATCACTACTATTGCTTCCAAGGGGGAGCTACAGATGTGGCCGGAACTGCttccccagctctgcaacttgcttaACTCGGAGGACTACAACACCTGTgag GGAGCCTTTGGGGCTTTGCAGAAAATCTGTGAGGACTCGTCAGAGCTCCTGGACAGCGACGCGCTCAACAGGCCTCTGAACGTCATGATCCCCAAGTTTCTGCAATTCTTCAAGCATTGTAGCCCCAAGATTCG GTCCCATGCCATTGCTTGTGTGAACCAGTTCATCATGGACCGGGCTCAGGCTCTAATGGACAACATTGACACCTTCATTGAG CATCTCTTTGCCTTGGCGGTGGACGAGGACCCCGAAGTGCGGAAaaatgtgtgccgggcactggtcaTGCTGCTGGAGGTGCGGATTGACCGGCTGATCCCACACATGCACAGTATCATCCAG TACATGCTGCAGAGGACTCAAGACAATGATGAGAACGTGGCCCTGGAGGCCTGTGAGTTTTGGTTAACGCTGGCAGAGCAACCCATATGCAAGGAGGTCCTGTCGTCACATCTGATGCA GTTGATTCCCATCTTGGTGAAAGGGATGAAATATTCGGAAGTCGACATCATCTTGCTCAAG GGTGACGTGGAGGAGGATGAAGCCGTACCCGACAGCGAGCAGGACATCAAGCCGCGGTTCCACAAGTCCCGCACAGTGACGCTGCAGCACGAGGAGGAACGTCCCGAGGACCCCGAGGATGTCGAGGAAGACGACGACGATGACGACACCCTCTCGGACTGGAACCTGA GGAAGTGCTCAGCTGCCGCACTGGATGTCCTGGCCAACGTGTTTCAGGAAGAGCTGCTGCCCcacctgctgcttctgctcaagGGGTTACTCTTCCACCCCGAATGGGTCATCAAGGAGTCCGGGATTCTTGTGCTCGGAGCAATTGCCGAGG GGTGCATGCAGGGCATGGTCCCTTACTTGCCGGAACTCATCCCCCACCTGATCCAGTGCCTGTCAGACAAGAAGGCCTTGGTGCGCTCCATCGCCTGCTGGACCCTGAGCCGCTACGCGCACTGGGTGGTGAGTCAGCCGCCTGACATGCACCTCAAACCCTTGATGACGGAACTGCTGAAGCGCATCCTGGATGGCAACAAGCGGGTGCAAGAGGCAGCCTGCAG TGCGTTTGCCACGTTGGAGGAGGAGGCCTGCACAGAGCTGGTCCCGTACCTGAGCTTCATCCTGGACACCCTCGTGTTTGCCTTCGGCAAGTACCAGCATAAGAATTTACTGATCCTGTATGATGCCATCGGCACACTGGCTGATTCCGTCGGGCACCATCTCAATCAGCTG GAATATATCCAGAAGCTGATGCCCCCCCTGATCCAGAAGTGGAATGAGCTCAAGGATGAGGACAAAGATCTCTTTCCGCTGCTGGAG TGTCTGTCGTCTGTGGCCACGGCCCTCCAGAGTGGCTTCCTACCCTACTGCGAGCCTGTCTATCAGCGCTGCGTCACCCTGGTCCAGAAAACCCTGGCCCAGGCCATG ATGTACAGCCAGCACCCAGACCAGTATGAGGCTCCCGATAAGGACTTCATGATCGTGGCGTTGGATTTGTTGAGTGGGTTGGCCGAGGGACTGGGCTGTCATGTGGAGCAGCTGGTTGCCCGCAGCAACATCATGACCTTGCTCTTCCAGTGTATGCAG GACACCATGCCAGAGGTTCGGCAGAGCTCCTTTGCCCTCCTGGGAGACCTCACCAAAGCCTGCTTTATGCACGTTAAGCCTTGTATCG CTGAATTCATGCCAATTCTGGGCACCAACCTAAACCCAGAATTCATCTCTGTGTGCAACAATGCCACCTGGGCCATTGGGGAGATCTGCATGCAGATGG GAGCAGAGATGCAGCCTTATGTGCAGATGGTTCTCAACAACTTGGTGGAGATCATCAACCGACCCAATACCCCCAAGACGCTCCTAGAGAATACAG CCATCACCATCGGACGCCTGGGCTGCGTGTGCCCGCAGGAAGTCGCCCCCATGCTCCAGCAGTTCATCCGGCCCTG GTGTACGTCCCTCAGGAACATCCGGGACAATGAGGAGAAGGACTCCGCCTTCCGGGGCATCTGCATGATGATTGGGGTGAACCCTGGGGGCGTTGTGCAG GACTTCATTTTCTTCTGTGATGCGGTAGCTTCCTGGGTGAATCCTAAGGATGACCTGCGTGACATGTTTTATAAG ATACTCCATGGCTTCAAAGACCAAGTGGGACAAGAGAACTGGCAGCAGTTCTCCGAGCAGTTCCCACCTCTGCTGAAGGACAGATTAGCTGCGTTCTATGGGGTCTAG
- the FBXW9 gene encoding F-box/WD repeat-containing protein 9, protein MEDNDSDPEIPVDPDAQAREYIARVLGPAGGPSSGPRPAKPRDGFPGGARPPPGDLRPDLKKSPVGEAALAGSGLLGLPLELILEIFSYLDARLVLDVLARVCRTLRDIVRDQITWRIRVQKRVGGAYPVVEEEDFAWPTACIQLEEHLAHWADDGQRAEHFCLAEGHFASVDSILLLQGGELCLSGSRDRNVNLWDLRQLGREPDQVLVKALGTQRNGTHKGWVWSLDSQDNRVCSGSWDSTVKLWDMEAGGQQFGEISGKAAVLCVSYQPDVLVTGTYDKKVTMYDPRAGHALLKSRKLHSSAVLALLADDRHIISGSEDRTLVVFDRRTNSVLQRLQLESYLLCMSYQGPQLWAGDNQGLLYVFENCAGHFHHIRSFDVGHRSQITGIQHTLGALYTTSTDKTIRIQVPTDPPRTICTRTHHNVLNGICAEGNMVVAASGGLSLEVWRLKP, encoded by the exons ATGGAGGACAACGACTCGGACCCCGAGATCCCCGTGGATcccgacgcccaggcccgggagtacATCGCCCGGGTGCTGGGCCCCGCGGGCGGCCCCTCGTCCGGCCCGCGGCCCGCGAAGCCCCGGGACGGCTTCCCCGGcggggcccggcccccgcccggcGACCTGCGGCCGGACCTCAAAAAATCTCCGGTGGGCGAGGCCGCCCTGGCCGGCTCGGGCCTCCTGGGCCTCCCGCTGGAGCTGATCCTGGAGATTTTCTCCTACCTGGACGCCCGGCTGGTGCTGGACGTGCTGGCCCGGGTGTGCCGGACTCTGCGGGACATCGTGCGGGACCAGATCACCTGGCGTATCCGGGTGCAGAAGCGCGTGGGCGGCGCCTACCCCGTGGTGGAAG AGGAGGACTTTGCCTGGCCCACCGCTTGCATCCAACTGGAGGAGCACTTGGCGCACTGGGCAGATGACGGGCAGCGTGCTGAACACTTCTGCCTGGCCGAGGGGCACTTTGCATCTGTTGACTCCATACTCCTCTTGCAG GGTGGGGAACTCTGCCTGTCAGGTTCCCGCGACCGCAATGTCAACCTGTGGGACCTGAGGCAactgggcagggagccagaccaGGTGTTGGTCAAAGCCTTGGGCACCCAGCGCAATGGGACGCACAAG ggttgGGTCTGGTCGCTCGACTCCCAAGATAACCGGGTATGTTCCGGCTCCTGGGACAGCACGGTGAAGTTGTGGGACATGGAGGCCGGTGGGCAGCAGTTTGGGGAGATCAG TGGAAAGGCCGCAGTGCTGTGTGTCTCCTACCAGCCTGACGTTCTGGTCACCGGCACCTATGACAAGAAAGTGACCATGTATGACCCCCGAG CTGGCCATGCCCTGTTGAAGAGCCGAAAGCTCCACTCGAGTGCAGTGCTGGCCTTGCTGGCCGACGACCGGCACATCATCTCGGGAAGCGAGGACCGAACCTTGGTGGTGTTTGACCGCCGTACCAACAGCGTCTTGCAGCGGCTGCAG CTAGAGTCCTATCTACTGTGTATGTCCTACCAAGGGCCACAGCTGTGGGCTGGAGACAACCAGGGGCTGCTTTATGTGTTTGAGAACTGCGCCGGCCACTTCCATCACATCAGG tcCTTTGATGTGGGCCACAGGTCGCAGATCACCGGGATCCAGCACACGCTTGGGGCCCTGTACACCACATCCACCGACAAGACTATCCGG ATCCAGGTCCCCACCGACCCTCCGCGGACCATCTGCACCCGAACTCACCACAACGTGCTGAACGGG ATCTGTGCCGAAGGAAATATGGTGGTGGCCGCTTCGGGGGGCCTGTCCCTGGAGGTCTGGAGGCTGAAGCCCTGA